The Peribacillus sp. FSL P2-0133 genome has a segment encoding these proteins:
- a CDS encoding putative protein N(5)-glutamine methyltransferase: MEFRNAAFNLGKINDVDGSKVAVFNGDAIYTSIVTKLRAAGCVFAEEEARLLIIAAGTTAELAGMVDRRIAGLPLEHVIGWAEFCGIRIEVDLGVFVPRRRTEFLVRQAAALAMPGAVVVDLCCGTGAVGSAVGDVLEEIELYAVDIDPAAVRCARRNVTSVNGQVYEGDLYEPLPANLRGRVDVLVANAPYVPTEGIGLLPHEARMHEARVALDGGSDGLDVQRRVAASATLWLAPGSHLLVETSERQAMQTVEIFARYGVMPRVVKCEELDATVVIGTRPAL; encoded by the coding sequence ATGGAGTTTAGGAATGCCGCCTTTAACCTCGGGAAAATCAATGATGTTGATGGAAGTAAAGTGGCTGTTTTTAATGGAGATGCCATTTATACAAGCATCGTCACTAAACTTCGGGCCGCAGGTTGTGTTTTCGCCGAGGAAGAGGCCCGGTTGCTCATCATCGCAGCAGGGACAACGGCCGAATTGGCCGGGATGGTGGATAGACGGATAGCGGGTTTACCCCTTGAGCACGTCATCGGCTGGGCGGAATTCTGCGGTATCCGGATAGAAGTTGACCTCGGAGTCTTCGTACCCCGCAGACGGACCGAGTTTTTAGTCCGCCAAGCGGCAGCACTCGCTATGCCAGGAGCAGTTGTGGTGGACTTGTGCTGCGGCACGGGCGCGGTTGGCTCCGCTGTGGGCGATGTTCTCGAAGAAATCGAGTTGTACGCCGTCGACATTGACCCAGCAGCGGTGCGGTGCGCGCGTCGTAACGTCACTTCAGTCAATGGTCAGGTATACGAAGGGGACCTCTATGAACCGCTTCCGGCCAATTTACGGGGACGTGTTGACGTACTGGTCGCAAACGCACCATACGTCCCTACTGAGGGAATCGGTCTTTTACCCCATGAAGCGCGCATGCATGAGGCGAGGGTGGCATTAGATGGCGGGTCGGACGGGCTTGATGTCCAGAGAAGGGTGGCGGCTTCGGCAACACTTTGGCTGGCACCGGGCTCCCATTTGTTAGTCGAGACCAGTGAGCGGCAAGCGATGCAGACCGTAGAAATCTTTGCTAGATACGGGGTGATGCCACGGGTGGTAAAGTGTGAAGAACTGGACGCCACTGTCGTAATTGGAACCAGACCCGCACTCTAA
- a CDS encoding DNA-3-methyladenine glycosylase, producing the protein MDEGMIELRIHAPKEFSFSENLKYLSRSSNECLFDIVDQKIYRALVVENETLLVEISAMDETKLTVRFPGRTAPMDNQVKDAVSQYVRHWFDLETNLLPFYELAQNDPLLHKPVSQFFGLRNMGIPDLFEAIAWGILGQQINLTYAYTLKRRLVEGFGDFVEFEGKQYWLFPKPEVIAKLTVEDFADLRMTVKKCEYLIGVAQLIAEGELTIEKLLNAKDVKEAEKMLTKIRGIGPWTANYVLMRCLRFPAAFPIDDVGLHNSMKLVMETEAKPTKAEILKLSEAWADWESYATFYLWRLLY; encoded by the coding sequence ATGGATGAAGGCATGATTGAATTGAGGATTCATGCACCAAAGGAGTTTAGTTTTTCGGAAAATCTTAAATACCTATCAAGATCCTCCAATGAATGTCTGTTCGATATTGTTGATCAAAAAATTTATCGAGCACTTGTTGTCGAAAACGAGACACTCCTAGTGGAAATCAGTGCGATGGATGAAACGAAACTGACCGTTCGGTTTCCAGGACGAACTGCACCGATGGATAATCAGGTAAAGGATGCTGTTTCCCAATACGTTCGTCATTGGTTCGATCTTGAGACAAACCTGCTTCCTTTTTATGAGCTGGCCCAAAATGACCCTTTATTGCACAAGCCGGTAAGCCAATTCTTCGGTTTGAGAAATATGGGCATCCCGGATTTATTTGAAGCGATTGCCTGGGGAATACTTGGACAGCAGATTAACTTGACATATGCCTATACCTTGAAACGGAGGCTTGTGGAGGGATTTGGTGATTTTGTTGAATTCGAAGGAAAGCAATATTGGCTGTTTCCAAAGCCTGAAGTGATCGCGAAATTGACGGTCGAAGATTTTGCCGATTTGAGGATGACGGTGAAGAAGTGTGAATATTTAATAGGAGTTGCTCAACTGATTGCAGAAGGGGAACTTACTATAGAAAAGCTGTTAAATGCAAAGGATGTAAAAGAGGCCGAAAAAATGCTGACCAAAATACGGGGAATCGGTCCGTGGACAGCGAACTATGTCTTGATGCGCTGTTTGCGTTTTCCCGCAGCCTTTCCCATCGATGACGTCGGGCTGCATAATTCCATGAAACTGGTCATGGAAACGGAAGCAAAACCAACGAAAGCGGAAATCCTGAAACTATCGGAAGCGTGGGCCGATTGGGAATCCTATGCGACCTTCTATTTATGGAGATTGCTATATTGA
- a CDS encoding DUF2690 domain-containing protein produces MKKMVLCISFFVASLVLFGSLDSFASKASAETHTYDGKSPYYNSCANSAVTKKSVKIYANGASANLELKFSTTCKTAWAKMTLSRPAKTDGEATALVVRNTDNKQYSCASPGGNGEINKGQTTCYTPMVYDLDPRKAKAVAFWPYTAGETGWY; encoded by the coding sequence ATGAAAAAAATGGTTTTATGTATTTCATTTTTTGTAGCTTCTTTAGTCCTTTTTGGCTCCCTTGATTCTTTTGCCAGCAAAGCATCAGCAGAAACACACACCTATGATGGAAAAAGTCCTTACTATAATAGTTGTGCGAATAGCGCAGTCACGAAGAAGTCCGTGAAAATTTATGCCAACGGTGCTTCTGCCAATTTGGAGTTGAAATTCAGCACAACTTGCAAAACGGCCTGGGCAAAGATGACTCTAAGCAGACCGGCTAAAACGGATGGGGAGGCAACGGCATTGGTTGTCCGAAATACTGATAATAAACAATATAGCTGTGCATCTCCTGGAGGAAATGGAGAAATAAATAAAGGTCAAACGACTTGCTATACACCAATGGTATATGATTTAGATCCGCGAAAAGCAAAAGCGGTCGCTTTTTGGCCATATACAGCAGGTGAAACCGGCTGGTATTAA
- a CDS encoding copper homeostasis protein CutC translates to MYIEFIATTIEDAILIGESGADRIELVSSLAEGGLTPSHALIEAVVHSVKIPVNVMVRPHSQSFCYTQKDLEIMKKDIQIIRSLGANGVVLGVLNEKNEINRPYLEELLTVCEGLEITFHRAIDETNDPVISAETLAQYPEITTILTSGGHGEFPSRMKTIQQMKRVCGDIAILVGSGLNKDNILAIHSELHTGHYHFGTAVRKNNSIIEGVTLEKAKEIVNMLKK, encoded by the coding sequence ATGTACATTGAATTCATTGCCACAACGATAGAAGATGCCATTTTAATCGGAGAATCCGGCGCAGACCGAATCGAGCTTGTCAGTTCTTTGGCCGAGGGGGGATTAACTCCCAGCCACGCCTTGATAGAAGCTGTCGTCCATTCAGTAAAGATACCAGTCAACGTGATGGTGAGGCCTCATAGCCAGTCGTTTTGTTATACTCAAAAAGATTTGGAAATTATGAAAAAGGATATCCAAATCATTCGTTCACTCGGTGCGAACGGGGTCGTATTGGGTGTATTAAATGAAAAAAATGAAATCAATCGACCTTACCTCGAAGAATTATTGACGGTATGTGAAGGTTTGGAGATTACATTCCACCGAGCCATCGATGAAACAAACGACCCAGTCATTTCAGCTGAAACGCTGGCACAATATCCAGAAATCACAACGATATTGACGTCAGGTGGGCATGGGGAATTCCCCAGCCGCATGAAAACGATTCAACAAATGAAAAGAGTCTGCGGCGACATAGCGATACTGGTTGGAAGCGGTCTAAATAAGGATAATATCCTTGCTATCCATTCCGAACTGCATACCGGTCACTATCATTTCGGTACGGCTGTTCGAAAAAACAACAGTATCATTGAAGGAGTTACATTAGAAAAAGCTAAGGAAATCGTAAACATGCTAAAGAAATAA
- a CDS encoding bifunctional transcriptional activator/DNA repair enzyme AdaA has translation MNPKKADFPNEYWRAIIDCDAAYDDHFLYGVITTGIFCRPSCKSRVPNKENVKIFKNAMMALEEDFRPCKRCKPEGLNLPTEEWVEQIAEWIDTHYSEPLTLNILADISHGSPYHLQRSFKRVKGISPTEYIQRLRLEKATWLLEKSEQPINEIGLAVGFSSTPYFMTLFKRKMGNTPSEYRKAYLKTQALEREESEE, from the coding sequence TTGAATCCAAAAAAAGCAGATTTCCCGAATGAATATTGGAGAGCTATTATAGATTGTGATGCAGCATATGATGATCATTTTTTATACGGAGTAATTACGACGGGCATCTTTTGCAGGCCCTCCTGTAAATCCAGGGTGCCTAATAAGGAAAACGTGAAGATTTTCAAAAATGCCATGATGGCTTTGGAAGAAGATTTCCGGCCTTGTAAACGATGTAAGCCGGAAGGATTGAATTTGCCGACAGAAGAATGGGTTGAACAAATTGCCGAATGGATCGACACCCATTACAGCGAACCTCTCACACTGAACATATTGGCGGATATTTCCCACGGCAGCCCCTATCATTTACAACGATCATTCAAGCGTGTGAAGGGGATATCGCCCACTGAATACATCCAACGGCTACGCCTTGAAAAAGCAACGTGGCTGCTGGAAAAGTCCGAACAGCCGATAAATGAAATAGGCTTGGCTGTCGGGTTCTCCAGTACACCCTATTTCATGACACTATTCAAAAGGAAAATGGGGAATACTCCTTCAGAATATCGGAAAGCTTATCTCAAAACTCAAGCTTTGGAGCGTGAAGAAAGTGAAGAATGA
- a CDS encoding DUF2690 domain-containing protein, which yields MVMTLSMFLVDFGLGKNQALAETHAYDGKSPYYNSCASSAVTKDKKWIDSNSYVELKFSTVCKTAWAKVTVTRPAVYNHEADARIIRSTDGKAYTCASSGGNGVVNKGQTACYTPMVYDYDPRKAQAQGIHAIPNSDAYNKAVTIWY from the coding sequence ATGGTGATGACACTGTCGATGTTTCTTGTCGATTTTGGATTAGGGAAAAATCAAGCACTGGCAGAAACACATGCTTATGATGGAAAAAGTCCATACTATAATAGTTGTGCAAGTTCGGCCGTAACAAAGGATAAGAAATGGATCGATTCCAATTCGTACGTAGAATTGAAATTCAGCACTGTCTGTAAAACCGCCTGGGCAAAAGTGACCGTAACACGCCCCGCCGTTTACAACCATGAAGCGGATGCCAGGATCATCCGAAGTACTGATGGGAAAGCCTATACATGCGCCAGTTCCGGGGGCAACGGTGTTGTGAACAAAGGGCAGACCGCGTGCTATACACCAATGGTATATGATTATGACCCGCGTAAGGCACAGGCCCAAGGGATACATGCAATCCCTAATAGTGATGCATATAATAAAGCTGTGACCATTTGGTACTAA
- a CDS encoding L-cystine transporter — protein sequence MIGYVFLNLAIMLVLLGVLFYMNKKHVSFTKRVFTGLGLGIVFGLLLQYFYEPQSEAIVKSVDWFNIVGSGYVKFLQMIVMPLVFISILSAFTRLKLTSNIGKISVLIIGILLGTTAIAAAVGITSATVFNLEAVQIEQGEAELSRGDQISETYGTIQDKTMPQQILELIPSNPFLDLTGARPTSTISVVIFAAFLGIAYLGVKRKQPEHAEFFAKIVDTLHSIIMRVVTLILRLTPYGILAIMTKTVATSDLDAILKLGKFVGASYVALIVMFLIHLLLLMLAGLNPIVYLRKAFPVLSFAFTSRTSAGALPLNIQTQKQLGVSEGIANFAGSFGLSIGQNGCAGIYPAMLAVMIAPTVGINPLEPSFIAMLIAIVAISSFGVAGVGGGATFAAILVLSAMNLPIALAGLLISVEPLIDMGRTAVNVSGSMTSGILTSKITGDLDKEQFSEESSLKIEAEM from the coding sequence ATGATTGGTTATGTGTTTTTAAATCTTGCCATAATGCTCGTTCTTTTAGGCGTTTTATTTTACATGAATAAGAAGCATGTTTCCTTTACAAAAAGGGTCTTTACTGGACTTGGTTTAGGGATCGTATTCGGACTTCTTTTGCAGTATTTCTATGAACCTCAGTCAGAAGCGATCGTTAAATCGGTCGATTGGTTTAACATTGTAGGTTCCGGCTATGTCAAGTTCCTGCAAATGATCGTCATGCCGCTTGTCTTCATTTCGATCTTATCAGCATTCACAAGATTGAAACTGACTAGCAATATTGGAAAGATCAGTGTCCTGATCATCGGAATCCTGCTTGGAACGACTGCGATTGCAGCAGCTGTCGGGATCACCTCGGCAACTGTATTCAATTTGGAAGCCGTTCAAATTGAGCAAGGGGAAGCGGAGTTAAGCCGCGGGGATCAAATATCGGAAACATACGGTACGATTCAGGATAAAACGATGCCGCAGCAAATCCTTGAATTGATTCCATCCAACCCGTTCCTTGATTTAACGGGAGCACGTCCGACATCAACGATTTCCGTTGTAATTTTTGCTGCATTTCTTGGGATTGCCTATTTAGGAGTCAAACGGAAGCAGCCTGAACATGCTGAATTTTTTGCTAAAATAGTAGATACATTGCACAGCATCATCATGCGTGTCGTAACATTGATCCTTCGTTTAACACCTTACGGGATCTTGGCAATCATGACGAAGACGGTAGCTACGAGTGATTTGGATGCCATCCTGAAATTGGGGAAATTCGTGGGAGCCTCTTATGTCGCCCTGATCGTCATGTTCCTCATCCATTTGCTATTGCTGATGCTTGCAGGATTGAACCCAATCGTATATTTAAGAAAAGCGTTCCCGGTATTATCGTTTGCCTTCACTTCAAGAACAAGTGCAGGAGCTCTTCCATTGAACATCCAAACACAGAAACAACTAGGGGTGTCGGAAGGTATTGCCAACTTTGCCGGATCCTTCGGCTTGTCGATCGGTCAAAACGGCTGTGCCGGAATCTATCCGGCCATGTTAGCGGTCATGATTGCTCCAACGGTTGGAATCAACCCACTGGAGCCTTCATTTATCGCCATGTTGATTGCCATCGTGGCCATTAGCTCTTTCGGGGTTGCAGGTGTAGGCGGAGGAGCAACATTCGCTGCCATCCTGGTATTATCCGCAATGAACTTGCCAATCGCCTTGGCCGGATTGTTGATTTCCGTCGAGCCATTGATCGATATGGGAAGAACGGCTGTGAATGTCAGCGGAAGCATGACTTCCGGTATTCTTACTAGTAAAATAACAGGCGACCTAGATAAGGAACAGTTCAGCGAAGAATCGTCTTTGAAAATTGAAGCTGAAATGTAA
- a CDS encoding methylated-DNA--[protein]-cysteine S-methyltransferase, with the protein MKNDKEQTIDWAILHYDRWQLYVAKTEKGLCYVGSPGQTYGELESWLQKRFPNARLFENEKALTPYLKELQEYFEGTRQTFSLPTDVKGTPFQQEIWAALNQIPYGKTCSYSDIAQIIQRPAAVRAVGTAIGANPVLITVPCHRVIGKNGNITGYRGGMEMKQYLLHLEAEMKV; encoded by the coding sequence GTGAAGAATGATAAAGAACAAACCATTGATTGGGCCATATTGCATTATGATAGGTGGCAGTTATATGTGGCCAAAACGGAAAAAGGGCTTTGCTATGTAGGCTCTCCCGGTCAAACGTACGGGGAACTGGAGTCTTGGCTACAAAAACGCTTTCCAAATGCGAGACTTTTTGAAAATGAAAAAGCATTAACACCCTATCTAAAAGAACTCCAAGAATATTTCGAAGGGACCAGGCAGACTTTCTCTCTTCCGACAGATGTAAAGGGCACGCCCTTTCAACAAGAAATTTGGGCAGCGCTGAATCAAATACCTTACGGAAAAACCTGTTCCTATTCCGATATTGCCCAAATCATCCAAAGACCTGCAGCTGTTCGGGCTGTCGGTACGGCCATTGGTGCCAATCCTGTTCTGATCACGGTACCATGTCATCGGGTTATCGGAAAAAACGGGAACATTACCGGTTACCGTGGAGGTATGGAGATGAAACAATATCTACTTCATTTGGAAGCGGAAATGAAAGTGTGA
- a CDS encoding GNAT family protein, whose amino-acid sequence MMDIYIHMLNEQDAQALFAFECNNRRFFEQTVPGRGDDYYSFGTFEIRHKELLKEQEDAISSFNLIKDGSGIIVGRINLVDIDPINGTAHVGYRIGEKFTQKGIANEALRLLVNLAPELNVTQIQAKTTSDNIASQKVLVKNGFERISINEEISVDSGQKLMFYHYSRNL is encoded by the coding sequence ATGATGGATATATACATTCACATGCTAAATGAACAGGATGCACAAGCGTTATTTGCATTTGAATGCAATAATAGAAGGTTTTTCGAGCAAACGGTGCCAGGCCGGGGAGATGATTATTATAGCTTTGGAACGTTTGAGATCAGGCATAAGGAATTATTAAAAGAACAAGAAGATGCCATCTCCTCTTTTAATTTAATTAAGGATGGTTCAGGCATAATCGTCGGCAGGATTAACCTTGTGGATATCGATCCCATTAATGGTACGGCTCATGTCGGTTACAGAATCGGTGAAAAGTTTACGCAAAAGGGGATAGCGAATGAAGCTTTAAGGCTTTTGGTTAATCTGGCGCCGGAATTGAATGTGACTCAAATACAAGCCAAAACGACAAGCGACAATATTGCCTCCCAAAAGGTTTTAGTGAAAAACGGTTTTGAACGGATTTCGATTAATGAGGAAATTAGTGTGGATTCGGGTCAAAAGCTAATGTTCTACCATTATAGTAGGAACCTTTAA
- a CDS encoding MerR family transcriptional regulator has product MAMKVKELADLVGISVRTLHYYDEIGLLSPEEITDSGYRLYSNDNLEMLQQILFFRELGMPLKEIKQMISSSSFDKQDALKQHQKMLLEKRSQLDKLIETVEKSIKHMKGEIQMTNKEKFEGFDFSQNPYEEEARKLWGDKAVDESKAKVAGMSKDAQKIVSDIYIKLASIRKDSPKSEEAQELIKEWYDCLNNNFGTYSLDAFKGLGQMYVDDQRFTKNIDKYGDGLAKFMCDAMGHFADANKN; this is encoded by the coding sequence GTGGCAATGAAAGTGAAAGAGCTAGCCGATTTAGTTGGCATTAGTGTGCGGACACTGCATTATTATGATGAAATCGGGTTATTATCTCCAGAGGAAATAACAGATTCAGGTTATCGCCTTTATTCGAATGATAATCTTGAGATGTTGCAGCAAATCCTGTTTTTCAGGGAACTTGGCATGCCGTTAAAGGAAATAAAGCAAATGATAAGCAGCTCTTCGTTTGATAAACAAGATGCGTTAAAGCAACATCAAAAAATGTTACTGGAGAAACGCAGTCAGCTCGATAAATTAATTGAGACAGTCGAAAAGTCGATTAAGCATATGAAAGGGGAAATTCAAATGACAAATAAAGAAAAATTTGAAGGATTTGACTTCAGTCAGAATCCATATGAAGAAGAAGCCCGCAAGCTTTGGGGGGATAAAGCTGTCGATGAATCGAAGGCTAAAGTGGCGGGCATGTCCAAGGATGCACAGAAAATTGTATCGGATATCTATATAAAACTTGCTTCAATCCGAAAAGACTCTCCCAAGTCGGAGGAGGCACAAGAGCTAATTAAAGAATGGTATGATTGTTTGAACAATAACTTCGGCACATACTCACTGGATGCTTTCAAAGGATTAGGTCAAATGTACGTGGATGATCAACGCTTCACCAAAAATATCGACAAATACGGTGATGGTTTAGCAAAATTCATGTGTGATGCGATGGGGCATTTTGCTGACGCTAACAAAAATTGA
- a CDS encoding VOC family protein translates to MIEGLYEAHLPVKNLAISMGFYKKIGLKLAWRDEDTAFFWIEENKSWVGLWEGKEYQTPYHPSIRHIAFRVSYENMKNALTWLQSLKIEVVPFGKRTSIEPFVRPNQGNASVYFNDPDGNSLELMCSVEVPDAYKHITEKLSIEEWEELNSIEENKKIY, encoded by the coding sequence ATGATAGAAGGTTTATATGAAGCCCATCTACCCGTCAAGAACCTGGCCATCTCTATGGGTTTTTATAAGAAAATAGGCTTGAAACTAGCTTGGAGGGATGAAGATACTGCCTTCTTTTGGATAGAAGAAAACAAAAGCTGGGTCGGATTATGGGAAGGGAAAGAATATCAAACTCCATACCACCCTTCAATAAGGCATATCGCATTTCGGGTATCTTATGAAAATATGAAAAATGCATTAACTTGGCTCCAATCCCTAAAAATTGAAGTGGTCCCTTTTGGAAAAAGGACATCGATTGAACCTTTTGTGCGGCCGAACCAAGGAAACGCTTCCGTCTATTTCAATGACCCGGATGGAAATAGTCTCGAACTCATGTGTTCGGTAGAAGTCCCTGATGCATATAAGCATATAACTGAAAAACTTTCAATTGAAGAATGGGAAGAACTAAATTCTATAGAAGAAAACAAAAAAATCTACTAG
- a CDS encoding pentapeptide repeat-containing protein, which produces MFNQLTNNDSILNHLRADCENCFGLCCVALPYAKSADFAFDKNGGTPCSNLQSDYRCGIHENLRAKGFRGCTVYECFGAGQKVSQLTYDGNDWRDNPASAKEMFDVFPIMQQLHEMLCYLNEALNLEDAKPLYQDLQAAFDETEYLTKQSPKSIMDLNVPAHRAIVNDLLLRTSELVREKVSFNKNKNQKKQNKIGRGSDLIGAKLRGADLRGANLRGALLIASDLREADMRVTDLIGADFRDADLSGADLTGSFFITQAQINSAKGDTKTKLPLTLNIPDHWR; this is translated from the coding sequence TTGTTTAATCAATTAACGAATAACGATAGTATTCTTAATCATTTACGTGCAGACTGTGAGAATTGTTTTGGTTTGTGCTGTGTAGCTTTGCCTTATGCAAAATCTGCTGATTTTGCATTTGATAAAAATGGAGGTACACCATGTTCAAACCTGCAATCGGATTATCGTTGCGGCATCCATGAAAATCTCAGAGCAAAGGGATTTAGGGGCTGCACGGTATATGAATGCTTCGGTGCCGGTCAAAAGGTATCTCAACTCACATATGATGGAAACGATTGGAGAGACAACCCAGCGTCAGCAAAGGAAATGTTCGATGTGTTTCCTATTATGCAACAACTTCATGAAATGCTTTGTTACTTAAATGAAGCACTGAATTTAGAAGATGCGAAACCTCTTTATCAAGATTTGCAGGCTGCTTTTGACGAAACGGAATATCTCACTAAGCAAAGTCCAAAGTCCATCATGGACCTGAATGTACCAGCTCATAGAGCGATCGTTAATGATTTACTTCTGCGCACAAGTGAACTCGTACGTGAAAAGGTATCATTTAATAAAAATAAAAATCAGAAAAAACAGAACAAAATAGGGAGGGGAAGTGACCTTATCGGTGCAAAGTTGAGAGGTGCTGACCTTAGGGGAGCGAACTTAAGAGGAGCTTTACTTATCGCATCCGACCTCAGAGAAGCTGACATGAGAGTGACGGATCTTATCGGTGCAGACTTTAGGGACGCTGATTTAAGCGGTGCCGATCTCACCGGGAGTTTCTTCATCACACAAGCACAGATTAACTCGGCTAAAGGTGATACGAAGACAAAATTACCGCTCACATTAAACATTCCCGATCATTGGAGGTAG
- a CDS encoding phosphatase PAP2 family protein: MKNNSILSFHPLYYLLLLVITSSIYSIINQSSGHAVDVTTIIDREIPFIKEFVVPYLLWYPYIYGLLIYYCFVDRKHYFVGLGSLVSGKLLCFLVYCLWQSTVPRPEVVGNDIFAHLMRIVYSHDQPVNCLPSIHVLTTFIMMIVAHKRKEQHKWEYASVTAFGTLIILSTLFTKQHAVLDVLAGILLACGVYASVQYMFQALSAYQANHYAARQIKK, encoded by the coding sequence ATGAAAAACAATTCCATACTATCCTTTCACCCGTTATATTATTTATTACTTTTGGTGATTACTAGTTCCATCTATTCAATCATCAATCAATCTTCAGGTCATGCTGTCGATGTTACGACTATAATAGATAGGGAGATTCCCTTTATTAAAGAATTTGTCGTTCCTTATTTACTTTGGTATCCGTATATTTATGGCTTGCTGATTTACTACTGTTTTGTTGACCGAAAGCACTATTTCGTAGGATTAGGCAGTTTGGTATCGGGGAAACTACTCTGTTTTCTTGTATATTGCCTTTGGCAATCGACAGTCCCGCGTCCAGAAGTGGTGGGCAACGATATCTTTGCCCATTTAATGAGAATCGTCTATAGTCATGATCAACCTGTCAACTGTCTTCCCAGCATTCATGTACTGACTACATTCATCATGATGATCGTCGCCCATAAGCGGAAAGAACAGCACAAATGGGAGTATGCAAGTGTCACTGCATTCGGAACTCTGATTATCCTTTCCACACTATTTACGAAACAGCATGCTGTATTGGATGTACTAGCAGGGATACTTCTTGCATGTGGGGTATATGCATCTGTCCAGTATATGTTCCAAGCCCTATCGGCTTATCAGGCCAATCATTACGCAGCAAGGCAAATTAAAAAATGA
- a CDS encoding transporter suffix domain-containing protein produces MDKESKEVKKSRFYKVGMGFLIISLLTWIIPVVAPFTPFSTAAKAGVITGAIVFAEVMFWAGALLVGKEVAAKYKGYLNPKNWRKEKG; encoded by the coding sequence TTGGATAAAGAAAGTAAGGAAGTAAAGAAATCGAGGTTTTACAAAGTAGGGATGGGATTCCTGATCATTTCCCTTCTCACTTGGATCATTCCTGTCGTAGCTCCTTTTACGCCATTTTCAACTGCGGCTAAAGCGGGGGTCATAACAGGTGCGATCGTCTTTGCGGAAGTCATGTTTTGGGCAGGCGCGCTTTTGGTCGGGAAAGAAGTGGCTGCTAAATATAAAGGTTATTTAAACCCGAAGAATTGGAGAAAAGAAAAAGGGTGA